A window from Carassius gibelio isolate Cgi1373 ecotype wild population from Czech Republic chromosome B3, carGib1.2-hapl.c, whole genome shotgun sequence encodes these proteins:
- the LOC127953392 gene encoding E3 SUMO-protein ligase ZBED1-like, with amino-acid sequence MSPVYTVEKKGFRDLIKTLDPRYVMPSRKHFSEVELPRLYGECRRKIEAELRDALYFSTTTDLWTSRTTQPYMSLTIHFIKDWTLCSRCLQTSYFPEDHTGEMIAQSLKEALQSWELREDHQVCVTTDNATNNIKALQLNDWTRLQCFAHRLHLAIERGVKVPQVDRAIGVCKKIVSAFSNTWKRQRELAIAQVQLGLPAHKLITESPTRWGSRQQMIERVIEQEKALTQVLQADKKTRHLALTWQDMDVLESVNKALCPLVEFTDALSGEQYVSVSYLKPVLYLFNEQVLKPQDDDTQLTRDIKVNILDYLNEKYADESTQELLDMASLLDPRFKTTYINAERVDYMKTRAAAEMESLAADPKRPVEGVSVPLAEDAGENSECPTKKQKKCLGSFFKIASRQRQAVPQSERESIEMELNSYLQAVEVDGETNPLEWWRQHEANFPHVASLAKKYLCIPATSAPSERAFSTSGNIVTCRRSALKPERVDQLVFLAHNL; translated from the exons ATGTCACCAGTTTACACAGTGGAAAAGAAGGGATTTCGTGATCTAATCAAAACGCTTGATCCGAGATATGTAATGCCGAGCCGCAAGCACTTTAGTGAAGTAGAGTTGCCGCGGTTGTATGGAGAATGCCGACGGAAAATTGAAGCGGAGCTTCGCGATGCTTTATACTTCTCAACAACAACTGATTTGTGGACAAGTCGAACTACACAGCCATATATGAGCTTAACAATCCACTTCATCAAAGACTGGACATTGTGCAGTAGATGTCTGCAGACTTCCTATTTTCCTGAGGATCACACGGGAGAGATGATAGCTCAAAGCTTAAAGGAAGCGCTTCAGTCATGGGAATTACGAGAGGATCATCAAGTCTGTGTCACAACTGATAATGCAACGAACAACATCAAAGCACTGCAACTAAATGACTGGACGCGGTTACAGTGTTTTGCTCATCGTCTTCATTTAGCCATTG AGAGAGGTGTAAAAGTGCCCCAAGTTGACCGCGCAATTGGGGTGTGCAAGAAAATTGTGAGTGCCTTCTCAAACACTTGGAAAAGACAGCGTGAACTGGCCATAGCTCAGGTGCAGCTAGGCTTGCCTGCTCACAAGCTTATCACTGAGAGTCCAACAAGATGGGGATCCAGGCAACAAATGATCGAAAGGGTCATTGAGCAGGAAAAAGCCCTAACACAAGTCCTGCAAGCTGACAAAAAGACCAGACATTTGGCTCTGACATGGCAGGACATGGACGTTCTTGAATCTGTAAATAAGGCATTATGCCCACTCGTAGAGTTTACAGATGCCCTGTCTGGGGAACAGTATGTAAGCGTTTCATACTTGAAACCCGTGCTTTATCTTTTTAATGAACAGGTTCTTAAGCCACAGGATGATGACACGCAGCTCACCAGGGACATTAAGGTGAACATTCTTGActatttgaatgaaaaatatgCAGATGAATCCACCCAGGAGCTGCTTGACATGGCTTCCCTTCTCGACCCTCGCTTCAAAACCACATACATAAATGCAGAACGAGTGGACTACATGAAGACCAGAGCTGCAGCAGAGATGGAGAGTCTTGCAGCTGATCCAAAAAGGCCTGTCGAGGGAGTCTCAGTGCCACTAGCTGAAGATGCTGGAGAAAATTCAGAATGTCCTACTAAAAAACAGAAGAAATGTTTGGGAAGCTTCTTCAAAATTGCTTCACGCCAACGGCAAGCTGTCCCCCAGTCAGAAAGGGAGTCCATTGAAATGGAACTTAACAGCTATTTACAGGCAGTTGAAGTGGATGGTGAGACCAACCCCCTGGAATGGTGGAGGCAGCACGAGGCTAATTTTCCACATGTGGCCAGCCTGGCAAAAAAATATCTGTGCATCCCTGCCACAAGTGCTCCATCTGAGCGTGCTTTCAGCACAAGTGGGAATATTGTCACATGCCGCAGATCAGCACTAAAACCTGAGAGAGTTGACCAGCTTGTTTTTCTTGCAcacaatttgtaa